A single Clostridia bacterium DNA region contains:
- a CDS encoding MATE family efflux transporter, which produces MQLFVRDKNFYKTALFIALPIAAQQVINIGVNLMDTIMLGSFGEIQLSASSLANQYYFIFNILCLGIGGGAAVMTAQYWGAKDRDSISKTLALMYRICAAIAIMFSILTLLFPYQIMAFYTNDAAVIENGARYLQIIAFVYLFHGLSLTTTIVLRTVGVVRLAFYTTCCTFFINVFFNWIFIFGKLGAPRLEIAGAAIGTLLARLFEFGVTFGYLLFFDKKIQYKLKFLFQKLNASIVKEYLHVGAPVIVSDAFLTFGNSALAMIMGRMGAQMVAANAITTVTVQISTVFIMGIANASGVITGNTIGKGEYEKAHAQGVTFLVLSAIIGVLAGLIITLINPFVINFYNIAPETKEIAKQLMFAVAFIVVFQSIQSVMTKGVLRGGGDTKFLMLADVLFLWIASIPLGYFAGLVWNWPPYAVYFCLRMDFIIKSFWCIHRLNGQKWVKNVYKLGEAENV; this is translated from the coding sequence TTGCAGTTATTCGTTAGAGACAAGAACTTCTATAAAACTGCTTTATTTATTGCACTGCCGATAGCGGCACAGCAGGTAATAAACATAGGCGTAAATCTCATGGATACTATAATGCTTGGTTCCTTTGGCGAGATACAGCTTTCAGCTTCATCACTTGCCAACCAATATTATTTTATATTCAATATTCTATGTCTGGGCATTGGCGGTGGTGCGGCGGTTATGACCGCTCAATACTGGGGTGCAAAGGATAGAGACTCAATAAGCAAGACATTAGCTTTGATGTATAGGATATGCGCAGCAATTGCAATTATGTTTTCTATACTGACCTTACTGTTCCCATATCAAATTATGGCTTTTTATACCAATGATGCAGCGGTTATTGAAAATGGTGCCAGATATCTGCAGATAATTGCCTTTGTCTACCTGTTCCATGGTCTGAGTCTTACAACAACTATCGTTTTGAGGACAGTGGGGGTTGTAAGATTAGCGTTTTATACAACTTGCTGCACCTTCTTTATAAATGTGTTTTTTAACTGGATTTTCATATTCGGAAAGCTTGGTGCACCAAGACTTGAAATTGCTGGGGCAGCAATAGGTACACTTCTGGCAAGACTGTTTGAATTTGGTGTTACTTTTGGATATCTCCTTTTCTTTGACAAGAAGATTCAATATAAGCTTAAATTCTTATTTCAGAAATTGAATGCTTCGATTGTCAAAGAATACTTGCATGTTGGGGCTCCGGTAATAGTCAGTGATGCTTTTCTTACCTTCGGCAATAGTGCACTGGCCATGATCATGGGCAGAATGGGAGCGCAGATGGTAGCTGCCAATGCAATAACTACGGTAACAGTGCAGATAAGCACTGTATTTATCATGGGAATAGCAAATGCCAGCGGAGTTATAACCGGCAACACTATCGGCAAGGGTGAATACGAAAAAGCTCATGCCCAGGGTGTTACTTTCCTGGTACTCAGTGCAATAATCGGAGTTCTTGCTGGGTTAATAATTACACTAATTAATCCGTTTGTTATTAACTTCTACAATATTGCACCTGAGACAAAAGAAATTGCTAAGCAGCTTATGTTTGCTGTTGCATTTATTGTAGTTTTCCAGTCTATACAATCTGTCATGACAAAGGGTGTCCTGAGAGGCGGCGGTGATACGAAATTCCTTATGCTGGCAGATGTACTTTTCCTATGGATAGCCTCCATACCTCTTGGCTATTTCGCGGGGTTGGTATGGAATTGGCCGCCGTATGCAGTATATTTCTGCCTGCGTATGGATTTTATTATTAAATCCTTCTGGTGCATTCATAGATTGAATGGGCAAAAGTGGGTAAAAAATGTATATAAACTAGGTGAAGCCGAGAATGTGTGA
- a CDS encoding GNAT family protein, whose amino-acid sequence MIKGERLYLRPFKQQDIEDWVEHVNNFEYKGDYLPLNITSQVEMNKKFSENGLLAEDYGRLLICENETDRMLGYIVYFKTAHYLVGLEVGYVIFNPEDRGKGYCTEALALMTKWLFLSKQIMRLQVTIDVDNIGSRRAAEKCGYIYEGTARMAVFSRGKYKDILMLSINRPEFEKRQT is encoded by the coding sequence ATGATAAAAGGTGAAAGGCTTTATCTTAGACCTTTTAAACAACAAGACATAGAGGATTGGGTGGAGCATGTAAATAATTTTGAATACAAGGGGGATTACCTCCCCCTGAATATCACCAGTCAGGTCGAAATGAATAAGAAGTTCAGTGAAAACGGCTTGCTGGCGGAAGATTACGGCCGTCTGCTGATATGTGAAAATGAAACTGACCGCATGCTTGGATATATTGTGTATTTCAAAACTGCTCATTATTTGGTAGGACTAGAGGTAGGATACGTCATCTTCAACCCTGAGGACCGTGGAAAGGGCTATTGTACGGAAGCTCTTGCCCTGATGACGAAATGGCTGTTCCTAAGCAAGCAGATAATGCGCCTGCAGGTTACCATAGATGTAGATAACATCGGGAGCCGCAGGGCAGCAGAAAAGTGCGGATACATATATGAAGGCACTGCTAGAATGGCAGTATTCAGCCGCGGGAAGTACAAGGATATTCTCATGCTGTCCATAAATAGACCGGAATTTGAAAAGAGGCAGACATAG
- a CDS encoding HD-GYP domain-containing protein, translating to MRLVPTKCVPEDAVLSEALYNEDGRILVNAGAQLTSNLVERINQNHIYSVYIKDQHSTGEIDRLVDPLLRQKGHNLVKKIFDAASNVKPDGTPAPIPILAMMPELSALMDDIIYEMTGFKEKQLEYIDIKNVNSYLYSSAINVALLSVLIGWEMGLNNDMIYQLFMGGIFHDIGMAMLPKEVLYKKEPLTMEDKRQLLYHPSKGYDYLKDKVFLSSYVRAVTLGHHEHADGSGYPNRKSGGEIHLLTQIVGIADMYDAMTSDRPYRQAMPANEALEYIMSVADKHYSVEITKAFIRKVNPYPVGSLVKLKDGQTAVVRKVPAEMPFRPLISIIKKKSDGFEYEDVNLMENQTIAIAGIQY from the coding sequence ATGAGACTTGTTCCAACTAAATGTGTTCCTGAAGATGCAGTTTTATCCGAGGCACTTTATAATGAAGATGGTCGGATACTTGTTAATGCAGGGGCCCAACTGACATCCAATCTGGTGGAAAGAATAAACCAGAATCATATTTATTCTGTATACATCAAAGACCAGCACAGTACAGGCGAGATTGATCGTTTGGTTGATCCTTTGCTCAGACAGAAGGGTCACAACCTTGTAAAAAAAATCTTTGATGCAGCCAGTAATGTGAAACCAGATGGTACTCCGGCGCCTATACCGATATTAGCTATGATGCCTGAGCTTTCAGCCCTTATGGATGATATAATATATGAGATGACTGGATTTAAGGAAAAACAGCTGGAGTATATTGATATAAAAAATGTAAACAGCTATTTGTACAGTTCAGCGATAAATGTTGCACTGCTATCGGTGCTGATTGGCTGGGAAATGGGTTTGAATAACGATATGATATACCAGCTCTTCATGGGGGGCATATTTCATGATATCGGCATGGCCATGCTGCCCAAGGAAGTACTTTACAAAAAAGAGCCACTTACGATGGAAGACAAACGTCAGTTACTATACCATCCGTCAAAGGGCTATGACTATCTAAAGGATAAAGTATTTTTAAGCTCTTATGTAAGGGCTGTGACATTAGGACACCATGAGCATGCGGACGGCTCCGGCTATCCCAACAGAAAGAGCGGTGGAGAGATTCACCTTTTGACGCAGATAGTCGGGATTGCTGACATGTATGATGCAATGACCTCTGACAGGCCATATCGTCAAGCAATGCCTGCCAATGAAGCTCTTGAATATATCATGTCTGTTGCTGATAAGCATTACAGTGTGGAAATAACAAAAGCATTTATCAGAAAGGTGAACCCATACCCTGTAGGGAGCCTTGTGAAGCTAAAAGACGGACAGACAGCGGTAGTACGAAAGGTACCTGCGGAAATGCCCTTTAGGCCGCTTATAAGCATCATAAAGAAGAAAAGTGACGGTTTTGAATACGAGGATGTAAATCTTATGGAAAATCAAACCATTGCAATCGCGGGAATTCAATACTGA